A part of Chitinimonas koreensis genomic DNA contains:
- the accC gene encoding acetyl-CoA carboxylase biotin carboxylase subunit — protein sequence MFEKVLIANRGEIALRIQRACRELGIKTVVVHSEVDREAKYVKLADESVCIGPAPSPLSYLNIPAIISAAEVTDAQAIHPGYGFLSENADFAERVEQSGFVFIGPRPESIRLMGDKVSAKDAMKASGVPCVPGSDGALPDDPEEMLKIGRRVGYPVIIKAAGGGGGRGMRVVRSEEDLIKSVEMTRTEAGAAFGNPTVYMEKFLENPRHIEIQVLADEYGNAVYLGERDCSMQRRHQKVIEEAPAPGITDKLRKKVGEACAEACRRIGYRGAGTFEFLFENGEFYFIEMNTRVQVEHPVTEQITGIDIVQEQIRIASGEKLRIAQKDVHIKGHAMECRINAEDPFKFTPSPGRITTYHPPGGPGIRVDSHIYQGYTVPPNYDSMVGKVIAYGDTREQAMARMRIALSEMAVEGIKTNIPLHQMLFNDPGFVKGSTSIHYLEHLLAETRS from the coding sequence ATGTTCGAAAAAGTCCTCATCGCCAATCGCGGCGAGATCGCGCTGCGTATCCAGCGCGCCTGCCGCGAGCTTGGCATCAAGACCGTGGTGGTGCATTCCGAGGTCGACCGCGAGGCCAAGTACGTCAAGCTGGCCGACGAATCGGTCTGCATCGGCCCGGCACCGTCGCCGCTGTCCTATCTGAATATCCCGGCCATCATCTCGGCGGCCGAAGTCACCGACGCCCAGGCCATCCATCCGGGCTACGGCTTCCTCAGCGAGAACGCCGACTTCGCCGAACGCGTCGAGCAGTCGGGCTTCGTCTTCATCGGCCCGCGGCCCGAGTCGATCCGGCTGATGGGCGACAAGGTCAGCGCCAAGGATGCCATGAAGGCTTCGGGCGTGCCCTGCGTGCCCGGCTCGGACGGCGCGCTGCCGGACGACCCGGAAGAGATGCTGAAGATCGGCCGCCGCGTCGGCTACCCGGTCATCATCAAGGCCGCCGGCGGCGGCGGCGGCCGCGGCATGCGCGTGGTGCGCAGCGAGGAAGACCTGATCAAGTCGGTCGAGATGACGCGCACCGAAGCCGGTGCCGCCTTCGGCAACCCGACCGTCTACATGGAGAAGTTCCTCGAGAACCCGCGCCACATCGAGATCCAGGTGCTGGCCGACGAATACGGCAACGCGGTCTACCTCGGCGAGCGCGACTGCTCGATGCAGCGCCGCCACCAGAAGGTGATCGAGGAAGCGCCCGCGCCCGGCATCACCGACAAGCTGCGCAAGAAGGTCGGCGAGGCCTGTGCCGAAGCCTGCCGCCGCATCGGCTACCGCGGCGCCGGCACCTTCGAGTTCCTGTTCGAGAACGGCGAGTTCTACTTCATCGAGATGAACACCCGCGTGCAGGTCGAGCACCCGGTCACCGAGCAGATCACCGGCATCGACATCGTGCAGGAGCAGATCCGCATCGCCTCGGGCGAGAAGCTGCGCATCGCGCAGAAGGACGTGCACATCAAGGGCCATGCGATGGAGTGCCGCATCAACGCCGAGGATCCGTTCAAGTTCACCCCGAGCCCCGGCCGCATCACCACCTACCATCCGCCCGGCGGCCCCGGCATCCGCGTCGATTCGCACATCTACCAGGGTTACACCGTGCCGCCGAACTACGACTCGATGGTCGGCAAGGTGATCGCCTACGGCGACACCCGCGAGCAGGCGATGGCGCGCATGCGCATCGCGCTGTCGGAGATGGCGGTCGAGGGCATCAAGACCAATATCCCGCTGCACCAGATGCTGTTCAACGACCCGGGCTTCGTCAAGGGCAGCACCAGCATCCACTATCTCGAGCACCTGCTCGCGGAGACCCGGTCCTAA
- the secD gene encoding protein translocase subunit SecD: MNRYSIWKYLLILAAIALGLIYTTPNFYGESPAVQVSGARSAVKVDEAAMGRIEKVLVDNKLAPLSIALEAGSLKARFKDSDTQLKAKTLVQETLGDDYTVALNLMPNTPKWLTALGAHPMSLGLDLSGGVHFLLEVDMKAAEDKAYERLAGDVRRELKDKKIRAGAIKRLPDGVEVQLRDADTLGRARSAIERALPVAQIAQQSGENNYRLKLTLGQQELFRIKTDAVKQNIATLHNRVNELGTTEPVIQQQGAERIVVQLPGVQDTARAKDIIGRTATLEVRMVNEDQAALGDALRGSVPAGFELMEELDARGNRPILVRKEVELTGENINDAQAGFDDHGQPAVHINLDSAGANIFRQVTAENIGKRMAMVLIEKGKGQVVTAPVIRSEIGGGRVQISGSMTTADANDTALLLRAGSLAAPMNFVEERTIGPSLGKENIQKGFSSTLYGFAAIVVFMVIYYRVFGLTASFSLAVNVLFLIALLSVLRTTLTLPGIAAIALTLGMAIDSNVLINERIREEVRAGMPPQTAIKAGYEHAWATILDSNITTLIAGVALLIFGSGAVRGFAVVHCLGIVTSMFSSVVVSRGLVNLIYGYRRKVKSLAV; this comes from the coding sequence ATGAACCGATACTCGATCTGGAAATACCTGCTCATCCTGGCCGCCATCGCGCTCGGGCTGATCTACACCACGCCGAACTTCTACGGCGAAAGCCCGGCCGTGCAGGTGTCGGGCGCACGCTCGGCGGTCAAGGTCGACGAGGCGGCGATGGGCCGCATCGAGAAGGTGCTGGTCGACAACAAGCTCGCCCCGCTCAGCATCGCGCTCGAAGCCGGCAGCCTCAAGGCCCGCTTCAAGGACAGCGACACCCAGCTCAAGGCCAAGACCCTGGTGCAGGAGACGCTCGGCGACGACTACACCGTCGCGCTGAACCTGATGCCGAACACGCCGAAGTGGCTGACCGCGCTCGGCGCGCACCCGATGTCGCTCGGCCTGGATCTCAGCGGTGGCGTGCACTTCCTGCTCGAAGTCGACATGAAGGCGGCCGAGGACAAGGCCTACGAACGGCTGGCCGGCGACGTGCGGCGCGAGCTGAAGGACAAGAAGATCCGTGCCGGCGCGATCAAGCGCCTGCCGGACGGCGTCGAGGTGCAGTTGCGCGACGCCGACACGCTGGGTCGTGCCCGCAGCGCCATCGAGCGCGCGCTGCCGGTGGCGCAGATCGCCCAGCAGAGCGGCGAGAACAATTACCGGCTCAAGCTGACGCTGGGTCAGCAGGAGCTGTTCCGCATCAAGACCGATGCGGTGAAGCAGAACATCGCCACGCTGCACAACCGCGTCAACGAGCTCGGCACCACCGAACCGGTGATCCAGCAGCAGGGCGCCGAGCGCATCGTGGTGCAACTGCCGGGCGTGCAGGACACCGCGCGCGCCAAGGACATCATCGGCCGCACCGCCACGCTCGAAGTGCGCATGGTCAACGAAGACCAGGCCGCGCTCGGCGACGCGCTGCGCGGCAGCGTGCCGGCCGGCTTCGAGCTGATGGAAGAACTCGACGCGCGCGGCAACCGGCCGATCCTGGTGCGCAAGGAAGTCGAGCTGACCGGCGAGAACATCAACGACGCCCAGGCCGGCTTCGACGACCACGGCCAGCCGGCGGTCCATATCAACCTCGATTCGGCCGGCGCCAATATCTTCCGCCAGGTCACCGCCGAGAACATCGGCAAGCGCATGGCGATGGTGCTGATCGAGAAGGGCAAGGGCCAGGTGGTGACCGCGCCGGTGATCCGTTCCGAGATCGGCGGCGGCCGGGTGCAGATTTCCGGCTCGATGACCACCGCCGACGCCAACGACACCGCGCTGCTGCTGCGCGCAGGCTCCCTGGCCGCGCCGATGAACTTCGTCGAGGAACGCACCATCGGTCCGAGCCTCGGCAAGGAAAACATCCAGAAGGGCTTCAGCTCGACGCTGTACGGCTTCGCCGCGATCGTGGTCTTCATGGTGATCTACTACCGCGTGTTCGGCCTGACCGCCTCGTTCTCGCTGGCCGTCAACGTGCTGTTCCTGATCGCGCTGCTGTCGGTGCTGCGGACCACGCTGACGCTGCCGGGCATCGCCGCCATCGCGCTGACGCTCGGCATGGCGATCGACTCCAACGTGCTGATCAACGAGCGCATCCGCGAGGAGGTGCGCGCCGGCATGCCGCCGCAGACGGCGATCAAGGCCGGCTACGAGCACGCCTGGGCGACCATCCTCGACTCCAACATCACTACCCTGATCGCCGGCGTCGCGCTCCTGATCTTCGGCTCGGGCGCGGTGCGCGGCTTCGCGGTGGTGCACTGCCTCGGCATCGTCACCTCGATGTTCTCGTCGGTGGTGGTGTCGCGCGGCCTCGTGAACCTGATCTACGGCTATCGCCGCAAGGTGAAGTCGCTGGCGGTCTAG
- a CDS encoding metallophosphoesterase gives MSTAVTSAETVAPPRVAFLPRNEQGRDFVVGDLHGCRRDLEVLLVASGFNPAKGDRLFATGDLIDRGPDAMGCLNLLRQPWFYSVLGNHEQMLLNAMTGDDAAIAMSVANGGGWALGGILKHDANLMAAGQVINRLPHVLVVGPGTPDRFNLVHAALLESPSGLALYRDADLDARLVHADDKAVERLIWSRTLADQAAQASLERRGPSWREGLSITYCGHNPVPYPVIHESHCHIDTGAGYEGNVDVNRVDSGAPMRLTLAEHRGGNPVFYTR, from the coding sequence ATGTCGACTGCCGTCACATCCGCCGAAACGGTCGCGCCGCCGCGCGTGGCCTTCCTGCCGCGCAACGAGCAGGGCCGCGATTTCGTCGTGGGCGATCTGCACGGCTGCCGGCGCGATCTCGAGGTGCTGCTGGTGGCGTCGGGCTTCAATCCGGCCAAGGGCGACCGGCTGTTCGCCACCGGCGACCTGATTGACCGCGGCCCCGATGCGATGGGCTGCCTCAACCTGCTGCGCCAGCCGTGGTTCTACAGCGTGCTGGGCAATCACGAGCAGATGCTGCTCAATGCCATGACCGGCGACGACGCGGCGATCGCGATGTCGGTGGCCAACGGCGGTGGCTGGGCGCTCGGCGGCATCCTCAAGCACGACGCCAACCTGATGGCGGCCGGCCAGGTGATCAACCGCCTGCCGCACGTGCTGGTGGTCGGGCCGGGCACGCCGGACCGCTTCAATCTGGTCCATGCCGCGCTGCTCGAGTCGCCGAGCGGCCTGGCGCTGTACCGCGATGCCGATCTCGACGCGCGGTTGGTGCATGCCGACGACAAGGCCGTCGAGCGGCTGATCTGGAGCCGCACGCTGGCCGACCAGGCGGCGCAGGCCTCGCTCGAACGGCGCGGGCCGAGCTGGCGCGAGGGCCTGTCGATCACCTATTGCGGCCACAATCCGGTGCCTTACCCGGTGATCCACGAATCGCACTGCCATATCGATACCGGCGCCGGCTACGAGGGCAATGTCGACGTCAATCGCGTCGACAGCGGTGCGCCGATGCGGCTGACGCTGGCCGAGCATCGCGGCGGCAATCCGGTTTTCTACACGCGTTAA
- the secF gene encoding protein translocase subunit SecF, with product MELFHFKKDIPFMSYGKLTTTISLVTFLLAVFFLVARGLNLSVEFTGGTVLEVRYSQPADLNQVRHQVEGLKLGGQSKEIQVQALGTTRDVMIRLPTVAGATSAQLSETVMAELRKTDAQVERRKVEFVGPSVGDELVTHGLTALLLVCVGIIIYLAIRFEWRFAVSAILANLHDVVIILGVFAFFQWEFSLTVLAAVLAVLGYSVNESVVVFDRIRENFRKAGMRGRSVTEVIDNAITATMSRTLITHGSTETMVLAMLIFGGPALHGFAMALTIGIVFGIYSSVLVASPLLLLFGLTRENMVKPVKVKDEAVV from the coding sequence ATCGAACTGTTCCATTTCAAGAAAGACATCCCGTTCATGAGCTACGGGAAGCTGACGACGACCATCTCGCTCGTCACCTTCCTGCTTGCCGTGTTCTTCCTGGTCGCGCGCGGCCTCAACCTGTCGGTCGAGTTCACCGGCGGCACGGTGCTAGAAGTGCGCTACAGCCAGCCGGCCGACCTGAACCAGGTGCGGCACCAGGTCGAAGGACTCAAGCTCGGCGGCCAGAGCAAGGAAATCCAGGTGCAGGCGCTCGGCACCACGCGCGACGTGATGATCCGCCTGCCCACCGTGGCCGGCGCCACCAGCGCGCAGCTGTCCGAGACCGTGATGGCCGAACTGCGCAAGACCGACGCCCAGGTCGAGCGCCGCAAGGTCGAGTTCGTCGGCCCCTCGGTCGGCGACGAGCTGGTCACCCACGGCCTCACCGCGCTGCTGCTGGTCTGCGTCGGCATCATCATCTACCTCGCCATCCGCTTCGAATGGCGCTTCGCCGTGTCGGCCATCCTGGCCAACCTGCACGACGTGGTGATCATCCTCGGCGTGTTCGCCTTCTTCCAGTGGGAGTTCTCGCTCACCGTGCTGGCCGCGGTGCTGGCGGTGCTGGGCTACTCGGTCAACGAATCGGTGGTGGTGTTCGACCGGATCCGCGAGAACTTCCGCAAGGCCGGCATGCGCGGTCGCAGCGTGACCGAGGTGATCGACAACGCGATCACCGCCACCATGAGCCGCACCCTCATCACCCACGGCTCGACCGAGACCATGGTGCTGGCCATGCTGATCTTCGGCGGCCCGGCGCTGCACGGCTTCGCCATGGCGCTGACCATCGGCATCGTGTTCGGCATCTATTCCTCGGTGCTGGTGGCCTCGCCGCTGCTGCTGCTGTTCGGCCTGACGCGCGAGAACATGGTCAAGCCGGTCAAGGTCAAGGACGAGGCCGTCGTCTGA
- the queA gene encoding tRNA preQ1(34) S-adenosylmethionine ribosyltransferase-isomerase QueA: MLLSDFDYFLPESLIAQFPPAERGGSRLLHLPVAGGLHDGRFADLPALLREGDLLVLNDTRVIKARLFGRKDSGGQVEVLVERVLDEFEALAQIRASKPPRPGSRLLLGEAWGAAMLARQGEFFRLKFDAPVLDVLEAAGRLPLPPYIEHTPDAADAERYQTVFAREPGAVAAPTAGLHFTEAMFAALDERGVRHARLTLHVGAGTFQPVRVENLAEHRMHHERYRIPAEALAAIRETRARGGRVVAVGTTSLRALEAACQRGLLAEPEGDTDIFITPGYDFRLVDALITNFHLPRSTLLMLVSAFAGYDRIMAAYRHAVERQYRFFSYGDAMLLERR, translated from the coding sequence ATGCTGCTTTCCGATTTCGACTACTTCCTGCCCGAATCCCTGATCGCCCAGTTTCCGCCCGCCGAGCGCGGCGGCAGCCGCCTGCTGCACCTGCCGGTGGCCGGTGGGCTGCATGACGGCCGTTTCGCCGATCTGCCGGCGCTGCTGCGCGAGGGCGACCTGCTGGTGCTCAACGACACGCGCGTGATCAAGGCCCGGCTGTTCGGCCGCAAGGACAGCGGCGGCCAGGTCGAAGTGCTGGTCGAGCGCGTGCTGGACGAATTCGAGGCGCTGGCGCAGATCCGCGCCAGCAAGCCGCCCAGGCCGGGCAGCCGGCTGCTGCTCGGCGAGGCCTGGGGCGCCGCGATGCTGGCGCGGCAGGGCGAGTTCTTCCGCCTGAAGTTCGACGCGCCGGTGCTCGACGTGCTCGAGGCGGCCGGCCGCTTGCCGCTGCCGCCCTATATAGAACACACGCCCGACGCGGCCGACGCCGAGCGCTATCAGACGGTGTTCGCGCGCGAGCCGGGTGCGGTGGCGGCGCCGACCGCCGGCCTGCACTTCACCGAGGCGATGTTCGCGGCGCTGGACGAGCGCGGCGTGCGCCATGCGCGGCTGACGCTGCACGTCGGCGCCGGCACCTTCCAGCCGGTGCGGGTCGAGAACCTGGCCGAGCACCGCATGCATCACGAGCGCTACCGCATCCCGGCCGAGGCGTTGGCGGCGATCCGTGAAACGCGCGCGCGCGGCGGCCGCGTGGTGGCGGTCGGCACCACCAGCCTGCGCGCGCTCGAGGCAGCCTGCCAGCGCGGGCTGCTGGCCGAGCCCGAGGGCGATACCGACATCTTCATCACGCCGGGCTACGACTTCCGCCTGGTCGACGCGCTGATCACCAACTTCCACCTGCCGCGCTCGACCTTGCTGATGCTGGTGTCGGCCTTCGCCGGCTATGATCGCATCATGGCGGCCTATCGCCATGCGGTCGAACGGCAATACCGGTTCTTCAGTTACGGCGACGCGATGCTGCTCGAGCGGCGCTGA
- the aroQ gene encoding type II 3-dehydroquinate dehydratase, which produces MTQPHSHNLAGQHRSILVVHGPNLNMLGRREPQYYGSDTLASIDARLVERARAAGFACETFQSNSEAALIERIHAAFDDGTGFVVINPAAFTHTSVALRDALAAVKLPFVEVHLSNVHAREPFRHHSHFSDIAVGVICGLGPAGYGYALEHAIDHLSRQASA; this is translated from the coding sequence ATGACTCAGCCGCACTCGCACAATTTGGCTGGACAGCACCGCAGTATCCTGGTAGTGCACGGACCGAACCTCAACATGCTCGGCCGGCGCGAGCCACAATACTACGGCAGCGACACGCTCGCCAGCATCGACGCTCGCCTGGTCGAGCGCGCGCGCGCGGCCGGCTTCGCCTGCGAGACCTTCCAAAGCAACAGCGAAGCCGCGCTGATCGAGCGTATCCACGCCGCCTTCGACGACGGCACCGGCTTCGTGGTCATCAATCCGGCGGCCTTCACCCATACCAGCGTCGCCCTGCGCGATGCGCTGGCGGCGGTGAAGCTGCCCTTCGTCGAAGTCCACCTCTCCAACGTCCACGCCCGCGAACCGTTCCGGCATCACAGCCATTTCTCGGACATCGCGGTGGGCGTGATCTGCGGTTTGGGGCCGGCCGGCTACGGCTACGCGCTCGAACACGCCATCGACCACCTGAGTCGCCAAGCGTCGGCCTGA
- a CDS encoding DUF3426 domain-containing protein codes for MYHVTRCPNCRTSFRVTDAHLSAFEGKVRCGRCAFVFDATAHFVGDARPSNSAPPAAPVAAPVAAPAPTPTPTPASVPAPVPAPSLASKAAAPIVPPPAPIPAPAPPAEDAAYGLDSIASQLEAAAEAERDEADDTFASQSLQQLAAALALEEKQSARSDAMLDLDLDTEGARGIEHFDTPADDTAHLGGIEVVELAPAAPAPAPVAAADGEHHDFRPIMSAQDEKFLRVPAGPSPWRWLWSIPALLALLALAGQLVFHYRGEILVQLPGIEPKLRRFCALTGCELAQPARSEWLRTEWNELVTLPEHPGLVQLSATLRNQAEFAQALPLLELTLTDDADRVVARKVFQPRDYLAPLADGSRAPLPPSLPANGELHAFLQLDLGEMKSSSYALQWFYPQRN; via the coding sequence ATGTACCACGTCACGCGTTGCCCCAACTGCCGCACCAGCTTCCGCGTCACCGACGCCCACCTGAGCGCCTTCGAGGGCAAGGTGCGCTGCGGCCGCTGTGCCTTCGTGTTCGACGCCACCGCCCACTTCGTCGGCGACGCGCGGCCATCGAACTCGGCGCCGCCAGCCGCACCGGTGGCGGCACCGGTGGCGGCACCGGCTCCGACACCGACACCGACTCCAGCGTCGGTTCCTGCACCGGTTCCGGCGCCGAGCCTGGCATCCAAGGCCGCGGCGCCGATCGTCCCGCCGCCCGCCCCGATCCCCGCGCCGGCCCCGCCAGCCGAAGACGCGGCCTACGGCCTCGACAGCATCGCCAGCCAGCTCGAAGCCGCCGCCGAGGCCGAGCGCGACGAGGCCGACGACACCTTCGCCAGCCAGAGCCTGCAACAGCTGGCCGCGGCGCTGGCGCTGGAAGAGAAGCAATCCGCACGCAGCGACGCCATGCTCGATCTCGACCTCGATACCGAGGGCGCGCGCGGTATCGAGCATTTCGACACGCCGGCCGACGATACCGCCCACCTCGGCGGCATCGAGGTGGTCGAGCTAGCACCGGCCGCGCCGGCCCCGGCCCCGGTCGCGGCAGCCGACGGCGAGCACCACGATTTCCGCCCGATCATGAGCGCCCAGGACGAGAAATTCCTGCGCGTACCGGCCGGCCCCTCGCCCTGGCGCTGGCTGTGGAGCATCCCGGCGCTGCTGGCCCTGCTGGCGCTGGCTGGCCAGCTGGTCTTCCACTACCGCGGCGAGATCCTGGTGCAGCTGCCCGGCATCGAGCCCAAGCTGCGCCGCTTCTGCGCGCTGACCGGCTGCGAGCTGGCCCAGCCGGCGCGCTCCGAATGGCTGCGCACCGAGTGGAACGAGCTGGTCACGCTGCCCGAGCACCCGGGCCTCGTGCAATTGAGCGCCACGCTGCGCAACCAGGCCGAGTTCGCCCAGGCGCTGCCGCTGCTCGAGCTGACGCTGACCGACGACGCCGACCGGGTGGTGGCGCGCAAGGTATTCCAGCCGCGCGACTACCTGGCCCCGCTGGCCGACGGCAGCCGCGCACCGCTGCCGCCGAGCCTGCCCGCCAACGGCGAACTGCACGCCTTCCTGCAACTGGACCTCGGCGAGATGAAATCGAGCAGCTACGCGCTGCAGTGGTTCTACCCGCAGCGCAACTGA
- the accB gene encoding acetyl-CoA carboxylase biotin carboxyl carrier protein, with the protein MDLRKLKKLIDLVEESGIAEIEVTEGEEKVRITRVSQNAQMIYAQAPMQQVALPTAAPAAASAPAAEAAPAASGLPAGNVVKSPMVGTFYRSASPGAKPFAEVGQAVNVGDTLCIIEAMKLLNEIEAEVSGTIKAILVENGSPVEYGEPLFVIG; encoded by the coding sequence ATGGATTTACGCAAGCTCAAGAAGCTGATCGACCTCGTTGAAGAATCCGGCATCGCCGAGATCGAAGTCACCGAGGGCGAAGAAAAAGTCCGCATCACGCGCGTCTCGCAGAATGCGCAGATGATCTACGCGCAGGCCCCGATGCAGCAGGTGGCCCTGCCGACCGCCGCGCCCGCCGCCGCCAGCGCCCCGGCCGCCGAAGCCGCGCCTGCCGCCTCCGGCCTGCCCGCCGGCAACGTGGTCAAGTCGCCGATGGTCGGCACCTTCTACCGCTCGGCCAGCCCGGGCGCCAAGCCGTTCGCCGAGGTCGGCCAGGCCGTCAACGTCGGCGACACGCTGTGCATCATCGAGGCGATGAAGCTGCTCAACGAGATCGAGGCCGAAGTCAGCGGCACGATCAAGGCCATCCTGGTCGAGAACGGCTCGCCGGTCGAATACGGCGAGCCCTTGTTCGTGATCGGCTGA
- the tgt gene encoding tRNA guanosine(34) transglycosylase Tgt, with the protein MPANGLLFTLKSTSGGARRGSVELNHGTVETPVFMPVGTYGSVKAMAPNELDEIGAQIVLGNTFHLWLRPGLDVIGKHDGLHRFMAWNKPILTDSGGFQVFSLGALRKISEEGVKFQSPVNGDKLFLTPEISMQIQKVLNSDVVMIFDECTPYPADEKTAATSMRLSARWARRSKDEFERLENPNALFGIVQGGMHERLRDESLAGLMDIGFHGYAIGGLSVGEPKDEFTRVLAYTAPRLPADKPRYLMGVGTPEDLVYGVSQGVDMFDCVMPTRNARNGWLFTRWGDVKIKNARYKDDAAPLDEDCACYSCRNFSRAYLHHLFRTGEILGARLNTIHNLYYYQWLMAQMRAAIEADAFASFVTQFHADRARGAA; encoded by the coding sequence ATGCCGGCCAACGGCTTGCTCTTCACCCTCAAATCCACCAGCGGCGGCGCGCGCCGCGGCAGCGTCGAACTCAATCACGGCACCGTCGAGACGCCGGTGTTCATGCCGGTCGGCACCTACGGCTCGGTCAAGGCGATGGCGCCCAACGAGCTCGACGAGATCGGCGCCCAGATCGTGCTGGGCAACACCTTCCACCTGTGGCTGCGGCCCGGTCTCGACGTCATCGGCAAGCACGACGGCCTGCACCGCTTCATGGCCTGGAACAAGCCGATCCTGACCGATTCGGGCGGCTTCCAGGTGTTCAGCCTCGGCGCGCTGCGCAAGATCAGCGAAGAAGGCGTGAAATTCCAGTCGCCGGTGAACGGCGACAAGCTGTTCCTCACGCCCGAGATCTCGATGCAGATCCAGAAGGTGCTGAACTCCGACGTGGTGATGATCTTCGACGAGTGCACCCCGTATCCGGCCGACGAGAAGACCGCGGCGACCTCGATGCGGCTGTCGGCGCGCTGGGCGCGGCGGTCCAAGGACGAGTTCGAGCGGCTCGAGAATCCCAATGCGCTGTTCGGCATCGTCCAGGGCGGCATGCACGAGCGGCTGCGCGACGAGAGCCTGGCCGGCCTCATGGACATCGGCTTCCACGGCTATGCGATCGGCGGCCTCAGCGTGGGCGAGCCGAAGGACGAGTTCACCCGCGTGCTGGCCTATACCGCGCCGCGGCTGCCGGCCGACAAGCCGCGCTACCTGATGGGCGTCGGCACGCCCGAGGATCTGGTCTACGGCGTGTCGCAAGGCGTCGACATGTTCGATTGCGTGATGCCGACCCGCAACGCGCGCAACGGCTGGCTGTTCACCCGCTGGGGCGACGTCAAGATCAAGAACGCGCGCTACAAGGACGACGCGGCGCCGCTCGACGAGGATTGCGCCTGCTATTCCTGCCGCAATTTCAGCCGCGCCTATCTGCACCATCTGTTCCGTACCGGCGAGATTCTCGGCGCGCGGCTCAATACCATCCACAACCTTTATTACTATCAGTGGCTGATGGCGCAGATGCGCGCGGCGATCGAGGCCGATGCGTTCGCCTCATTCGTGACGCAATTCCATGCCGATCGGGCACGCGGCGCGGCCTGA
- the prmA gene encoding 50S ribosomal protein L11 methyltransferase: MPWQEVRIHTDSIHAEQLSDALFELGALSVGIEDAAAGTAEEKPIFGEPGEPVDQMWEQSIVVALLEEDADAALMVTAAANAAGIAQPRYTQSRVEEQDWVRLTQSQFDPIQVSERLWITPTWHAPTPQAINLALDPGLAFGTGSHPTTWLCLQWLDRELIAGESVLDYGCGSGILAIAARLLGAGETHGVDIDAQAMLASRQNAEQNQVEAEFFLPDAAPERTYDLVVANILTNPLKMLAPLLAGRCRSGGRLVLSGILAEQADEVIAIYADAFELAVSAEREGWVRLAGRRR; the protein is encoded by the coding sequence ATGCCCTGGCAAGAAGTCCGCATCCATACCGATTCCATCCACGCCGAACAGTTGTCGGACGCCCTGTTCGAGCTCGGCGCGCTGTCGGTCGGCATCGAGGACGCGGCGGCCGGCACGGCGGAGGAGAAGCCGATCTTCGGCGAACCGGGCGAGCCGGTCGACCAGATGTGGGAGCAGAGCATCGTGGTCGCCCTGCTCGAGGAAGACGCCGACGCGGCGCTGATGGTGACGGCCGCCGCCAACGCCGCCGGCATCGCCCAGCCGCGCTATACGCAAAGCCGCGTCGAGGAACAGGACTGGGTGCGGCTGACCCAGTCGCAGTTCGATCCGATCCAGGTGTCCGAACGGCTGTGGATCACCCCGACCTGGCATGCGCCGACGCCGCAGGCGATCAACCTGGCGCTCGATCCGGGCCTCGCCTTCGGCACCGGCAGCCATCCGACCACCTGGCTGTGCCTGCAATGGCTGGACCGCGAGCTGATCGCCGGCGAAAGCGTGCTCGACTACGGCTGCGGCTCCGGCATCCTGGCCATCGCGGCGCGGCTCCTCGGCGCCGGCGAAACCCACGGCGTCGACATCGACGCCCAGGCCATGCTGGCCAGCCGCCAGAACGCCGAGCAGAACCAGGTCGAGGCCGAGTTCTTCCTGCCCGACGCCGCGCCCGAACGCACCTACGACCTGGTGGTCGCCAACATCCTGACCAATCCGCTGAAGATGCTGGCGCCGCTCTTGGCCGGCCGCTGCCGCAGCGGCGGCCGGCTGGTGCTGTCCGGCATCCTGGCCGAGCAGGCCGACGAGGTGATCGCGATCTATGCCGACGCCTTCGAACTGGCCGTCTCGGCCGAGCGCGAAGGCTGGGTACGGCTTGCCGGCCGGCGTCGCTGA
- the yajC gene encoding preprotein translocase subunit YajC — protein MLITPAYAAAPAQAGGLEMLTSIAPMIVIFVLFYFLMIRPQQKKMKEHRAMLDAVQKGDEVITNGGVLARVVKAGEAYLTLEVSDGVEIVVQRGAIAAKVDKGTIKAQR, from the coding sequence ATGCTGATCACCCCCGCCTACGCTGCTGCGCCTGCCCAGGCCGGCGGCCTGGAGATGCTGACGTCCATCGCGCCGATGATCGTCATCTTCGTGCTGTTCTATTTCCTGATGATCCGCCCGCAGCAGAAGAAGATGAAGGAACACCGCGCGATGCTGGATGCGGTGCAGAAGGGCGACGAGGTGATCACCAACGGCGGCGTGCTGGCCCGCGTGGTCAAGGCCGGCGAGGCCTACCTGACGCTCGAAGTGTCCGACGGCGTCGAGATCGTGGTCCAGCGCGGCGCGATCGCGGCCAAGGTCGACAAGGGCACCATCAAGGCCCAGCGCTGA